A single genomic interval of Terriglobus albidus harbors:
- a CDS encoding RHS repeat domain-containing protein: MNRREFGKLSIVGTASLTSIVSAASSADGKKTSLPHRAQSFGRTGVHPNGQYWGQNEEKIDLLSGNLSFSVPLVRIESRGANALLRCSYNSQNDGQSLDTGFGAGWTLRIGSISRTTSGDGEISYVYKDGTGADFLLIPHGGKFISTNGHYFTWDMAKQTLHFAGGEFAVFASISTSKERDPGVMYPTLIQDSNGNQIEVRYAAGNGETATNTSGRPIEIFDARSGDGGPSYNFEYADGEAYITSITSNVGTHESYTFVFDHVAVTSALTGDGFLSRQLSRITLASGQRYAFAYNLHGELVSATLPHGGTISWTYTTFTYSDGRQVREIQSRSSSDPYSPSTASEFNFSRLGDSGAEFVHSTLTLSESRGGLAKRVWTFETDPHSHACGLVNLQQTFEQNGRLVQEISRRWSATPRGTPYISSTVVVRDPESNQSVTSRVDYVRDEFSNITNVTRYGFDSKYKPEKTEVYTYLKASEYLEKHILNRKTSVCLSNGRETVQTTYTYDSTELIDATGASSHNASHSVSNILRGNVTEVNRHGNISTTIFDTTGMARQCKDGRGKSITLVSDGNTNFIHHSSMYNEDSPELATAFTYSGGKMVTRSSPNGRITTWTRDGLGRVVTEESTDCPRTTISYQSYPTSVTRTVNGRWIKKTLDGFGRHISTEKGDATGNSLITRFEFGPSSLAPNGRLKRSSLPCAPGETPIWIDHEYDILGRRILKGSRSGGTHKMTREGRQTTVTDAAGNWKRIEHDSLGRVIKVVLLNPNGGAELETSYTYNLFGKVTSVTMPRLSGTQRREFEYDSKGLLVRRTEPESGTEKHSYNADGTLAEVIDAKGQRKRFVRDSLKRLIQVDRYNAKGKLEHTESVKFFYDKNPIDPQFSQNAIGRLAAVQWGDGSESPGLFTEMYSYSSAGKELSKKLILTRGEFSTSLILSRKYNEKGQMISLGYPLGPTVIHEYDEQGNPCALRIDEQAVVKDAIYTPTGQLSTAKILVSSDTGYMVVTKAYNERSRVQRVTSSAESPGEISAAIPRVDLEYAYFPDTGKLRTERNHLDGSSVTYEYGAYGRLMAAAKQPEDWALRYRYDDFGNRADQIVTAGSGFEQTFRHSPDTNQILNPEIAYDETGNVVRMPFLSLGYDTQGRVSQIASDEGDVTRYGYDHQGLRVWTKSDAHETVSFYSMGKRLATYNLITGKDGTISFGLRDANVFLGRKLVRSGTSALMFDRIGGLRAWANPSPGSSGTAQYFPFGERVGGAPGADRQSFGPYERTNGLDYAEQRYYSAKLGRFISPDPYRGSAHVSDPLSWNRYAYVGNDPVNRTDRHGLDPNNAVSQSTQFSDGSSQQTYVTHDQDDPNHGTMVTVTIISPDQVTNSGDILISGFTPTLLNEAAALASLAASVGKSLDIISSNTVEAEIDYSLSAEIAGGAAVEIATEASMAALATALGIGLGAAVAIFILAAGAYYLYEHSK; this comes from the coding sequence ATGAATCGGAGAGAATTTGGGAAGCTCAGCATCGTTGGAACAGCATCACTCACCTCAATCGTATCGGCGGCGAGCTCTGCGGACGGGAAAAAGACGTCTCTACCGCATAGGGCTCAATCGTTTGGTCGCACTGGCGTGCATCCTAATGGACAATACTGGGGTCAAAACGAAGAAAAAATAGACCTACTCTCCGGGAATCTGTCGTTTTCCGTTCCACTAGTGCGTATCGAGAGTCGAGGAGCTAATGCGTTATTGCGGTGTTCTTACAACTCGCAAAACGATGGTCAATCTTTAGATACTGGATTTGGTGCGGGTTGGACGCTCCGAATCGGGTCTATTTCCCGAACGACTTCAGGTGATGGCGAGATAAGCTATGTTTACAAAGACGGAACTGGCGCGGATTTTCTTTTGATTCCCCATGGTGGGAAGTTTATTTCGACCAACGGTCATTACTTTACTTGGGATATGGCGAAGCAGACATTGCACTTCGCAGGCGGGGAATTTGCCGTCTTCGCCTCAATTTCGACTAGCAAAGAGCGAGACCCTGGTGTCATGTATCCGACACTCATCCAAGATAGCAATGGGAACCAGATCGAAGTCCGCTATGCCGCCGGGAACGGTGAGACTGCAACGAACACTAGTGGGCGGCCTATCGAGATTTTCGACGCTCGATCCGGTGACGGTGGTCCATCATACAATTTTGAATACGCGGATGGTGAAGCATACATAACATCAATCACATCAAACGTCGGTACTCACGAATCCTATACGTTCGTTTTCGATCACGTTGCCGTGACCTCCGCCCTTACAGGGGATGGATTTCTGAGTCGTCAGCTGAGCAGAATCACGTTGGCCTCTGGACAGCGTTACGCCTTTGCTTACAACTTACATGGTGAATTGGTTTCCGCGACCCTCCCGCACGGAGGAACGATTTCGTGGACATACACGACCTTTACCTATAGTGATGGAAGACAAGTTCGTGAAATTCAGAGCCGTAGCAGTAGCGATCCATATTCACCGTCGACCGCAAGTGAATTCAACTTCTCACGACTAGGAGATTCGGGTGCGGAGTTCGTTCATTCAACACTTACCCTCAGCGAGTCGAGAGGTGGGCTCGCAAAAAGGGTCTGGACGTTTGAAACGGACCCCCATAGCCACGCGTGTGGACTAGTCAACCTGCAACAAACCTTCGAACAGAACGGACGATTGGTTCAAGAAATATCACGTCGTTGGTCGGCCACGCCGCGCGGCACCCCATATATCAGTAGCACGGTGGTCGTTCGCGATCCTGAGAGCAATCAATCAGTTACGTCCCGCGTGGATTATGTCCGCGATGAATTTAGCAATATCACTAACGTCACACGCTATGGTTTTGACAGCAAATATAAGCCGGAAAAGACTGAGGTCTATACGTATCTCAAGGCATCCGAGTACCTGGAAAAACACATCCTGAATCGAAAGACATCCGTATGCCTGTCAAATGGGCGGGAAACAGTTCAAACGACCTATACATACGACTCAACGGAATTGATTGATGCCACCGGCGCAAGCAGCCACAATGCTTCTCACTCCGTAAGCAATATCTTGCGCGGCAACGTTACCGAAGTGAATCGTCACGGCAATATAAGCACCACAATCTTCGATACGACCGGAATGGCTCGCCAATGCAAAGATGGGCGCGGGAAGAGTATAACCCTCGTTTCCGACGGAAATACGAATTTTATTCATCATTCGAGCATGTACAACGAAGATTCCCCGGAATTGGCCACGGCCTTTACCTACAGCGGGGGAAAAATGGTAACACGCAGTTCACCAAACGGGAGAATAACCACATGGACACGAGATGGTCTTGGACGCGTCGTCACGGAAGAGTCCACAGATTGCCCACGGACCACGATTTCATATCAGTCATATCCGACCTCCGTCACCAGAACAGTGAACGGTCGATGGATAAAAAAGACTCTAGATGGGTTCGGTCGCCATATCTCAACGGAAAAGGGCGATGCAACGGGCAATTCGCTCATAACACGATTTGAGTTTGGCCCTTCATCTCTCGCACCAAACGGGAGGCTTAAGCGAAGCTCCCTACCTTGCGCTCCCGGTGAAACACCGATTTGGATTGATCACGAGTACGACATCTTAGGCCGCCGAATACTCAAGGGCTCTCGCTCTGGAGGTACCCACAAGATGACGCGGGAAGGCAGGCAGACGACAGTCACGGATGCGGCGGGAAATTGGAAGCGTATAGAGCATGACAGCTTGGGACGGGTCATAAAGGTTGTCTTGCTAAACCCGAACGGAGGAGCAGAACTTGAGACTAGTTATACCTACAATCTGTTTGGCAAGGTAACCTCAGTCACGATGCCCCGCCTTTCCGGAACGCAGCGCCGGGAGTTTGAATACGACTCCAAAGGACTGTTGGTCCGAAGAACCGAGCCGGAAAGTGGCACCGAGAAGCACTCCTATAATGCAGATGGAACGTTGGCGGAGGTCATTGATGCTAAAGGGCAGCGAAAACGGTTTGTCCGAGATTCACTCAAAAGGCTTATACAGGTAGACCGCTATAACGCAAAGGGCAAGTTAGAGCATACCGAAAGCGTGAAGTTCTTTTACGATAAGAATCCGATTGATCCGCAGTTCTCACAGAATGCCATTGGCCGATTAGCAGCCGTCCAATGGGGTGATGGTTCCGAATCTCCTGGACTTTTCACCGAAATGTACAGCTATTCTTCGGCAGGTAAGGAACTCTCAAAAAAGCTTATACTTACTCGTGGCGAGTTCAGCACGAGCCTTATCCTTTCCCGAAAATATAACGAGAAAGGCCAGATGATCTCGTTGGGTTACCCTCTGGGACCGACTGTTATCCACGAATACGACGAGCAGGGCAATCCGTGCGCGCTGCGCATCGACGAGCAAGCCGTCGTGAAGGACGCAATTTATACTCCGACCGGACAGCTATCAACCGCAAAGATCCTAGTGTCCTCGGACACGGGATACATGGTAGTAACAAAAGCTTACAACGAGAGAAGCCGCGTTCAACGAGTTACTTCATCGGCAGAGTCGCCCGGAGAAATTAGTGCCGCGATTCCACGGGTTGACTTGGAATATGCCTATTTTCCTGACACAGGCAAATTGCGTACGGAGAGGAACCACCTTGACGGCTCAAGTGTTACATACGAATATGGTGCGTATGGCAGGCTCATGGCTGCTGCCAAACAACCCGAGGATTGGGCATTACGATATCGCTACGATGATTTCGGGAACCGCGCCGATCAAATCGTAACTGCAGGAAGCGGCTTTGAGCAAACTTTCCGTCATTCCCCAGATACCAATCAAATCTTGAACCCCGAGATCGCCTATGACGAAACAGGAAATGTCGTTCGTATGCCTTTTCTGTCGCTAGGCTATGACACGCAGGGCAGAGTATCCCAAATAGCTAGCGACGAAGGAGATGTCACGCGCTACGGCTATGATCACCAAGGTCTACGAGTGTGGACAAAGTCGGATGCACACGAGACGGTTTCATTCTACAGTATGGGCAAAAGGCTAGCGACCTACAATCTTATCACTGGGAAAGATGGGACCATCTCATTCGGACTGCGCGACGCCAACGTTTTTCTCGGGCGAAAACTTGTACGTAGCGGTACGTCTGCACTGATGTTTGATCGTATCGGGGGACTACGAGCATGGGCAAACCCCAGTCCTGGTTCTAGTGGGACGGCGCAGTATTTTCCATTTGGCGAGAGAGTCGGTGGAGCACCAGGAGCAGATAGACAGTCATTTGGTCCCTATGAGCGGACGAACGGCCTGGACTACGCAGAACAGCGATATTACTCTGCAAAGCTCGGGCGATTTATCTCGCCCGATCCATACAGAGGGAGTGCCCATGTTAGCGACCCGCTCAGTTGGAACCGATATGCGTACGTGGGGAATGATCCTGTAAATCGCACCGATCGACATGGTCTCGACCCAAATAATGCAGTCTCGCAGTCTACTCAATTCTCCGACGGTTCTTCCCAGCAAACTTACGTCACACACGATCAAGATGATCCTAATCACGGAACGATGGTTACAGTTACAATCATCAGTCCGGATCAGGTTACAAACAGCGGCGACATCTTAATCTCCGGCTTTACGCCGACCCTACTAAACGAAGCCGCTGCGCTAGCCAGCTTAGCGGCTTCGGTTGGAAAGTCCCTTGACATCATCAGTTCCAACACAGTAGAAGCGGAAATTGACTACTCTCTGTCTGCGGAGATCGCTGGAGGTGCCGCCGTGGAGATCGCAACCGAAGCGAGCATGGCGGCATTAGCGACTGCTCTTGGCATCGGGCTAGGTGCCGCAGTCGCGATCTTCATTCTGGCTGCCGGCGCTTATTACTTGTATGAACATTCTAAGTGA
- a CDS encoding glycosyltransferase — translation MYKPRIFYFSYRHNSPTGGQKHTYRHVDILSRNGFSAFVFHPGPEFRLTWFQNETPVITESEFYSLVDPDRDVVVLPEDLGTAITCYPGRKVIFNKNLFLGFRALGLPDVPMYPYSAPDVVAAFVVSEHNFSHIQFAFPRLHVERVYLEVNTDIFRFNPLSQKKPRIAFVAKDIDGLLTCYHMTKARTMAGLNSGAAFEWIEIREKTETETAAILKEALIFLFLSCSEGMGRMPLEAMASGCLLASYGCGPLHETVPPYAAFSPGDIVPLVTHIEKIMSSYGTSLDVWQNAVMQGLKVVQDYRPERQERALLQSWHRILNTLGR, via the coding sequence ATGTATAAACCTCGAATATTCTACTTTTCCTACCGGCATAATTCTCCGACTGGCGGACAGAAGCACACCTACCGCCATGTTGACATCCTCTCTCGAAATGGCTTTAGCGCATTCGTCTTTCATCCCGGGCCTGAATTCCGATTGACTTGGTTTCAAAACGAAACCCCAGTGATTACCGAAAGTGAATTCTACAGCCTTGTCGACCCCGATAGAGATGTAGTAGTGCTACCCGAAGACCTCGGGACGGCGATCACTTGTTACCCCGGGCGTAAAGTGATCTTCAATAAAAATCTATTTCTTGGCTTTCGCGCCCTAGGATTGCCCGACGTGCCTATGTATCCTTACAGCGCCCCAGACGTTGTTGCAGCTTTCGTGGTATCAGAGCACAACTTCTCTCACATCCAGTTTGCCTTTCCACGGCTCCACGTTGAACGAGTTTACTTGGAGGTTAACACTGACATCTTTCGCTTCAATCCTCTTTCCCAAAAAAAGCCGCGTATTGCTTTCGTGGCAAAAGATATCGACGGGCTCCTGACGTGCTATCACATGACCAAAGCCCGAACAATGGCTGGCTTGAACAGTGGAGCCGCCTTCGAATGGATAGAGATACGAGAAAAGACTGAAACAGAGACGGCCGCAATTCTTAAAGAGGCGCTCATATTCCTCTTTCTCAGTTGTTCAGAAGGGATGGGTCGAATGCCATTGGAAGCTATGGCCTCCGGTTGTTTATTAGCATCATACGGGTGCGGGCCACTACACGAGACCGTGCCACCTTATGCTGCGTTTTCACCCGGGGATATTGTTCCACTTGTCACCCACATCGAGAAGATAATGTCCAGCTATGGTACTTCCCTAGACGTATGGCAAAACGCAGTAATGCAAGGATTAAAAGTGGTCCAAGATTACCGTCCAGAACGACAAGAACGAGCCCTACTCCAGAGTTGGCATCGGATACTGAATACACTTGGGCGCTAA
- a CDS encoding glycosyltransferase: MPEKLTILFQAPNRVGLGHMNRLANIADRLHSFGEHVYTPFIVQGLTHSFLESRGFDAIAIPAFSTRSKNSLWNSEDTARSFLLSLSELILATHKPDLVVFDSFPSLEFAEATQQADIPMAICIRRVKDFDRYAQDPRVAQVLHASKILIVPHSEDEFTLPEPFQRKTAYVGPIVRELPIDPQPMALPESTLAGKIVVITGGGGGHSSVLAFYNLALDAFRRLSEVESSLTCVLMAGPLFDQWRHLRDIPGVYIRSFSSDSLDIFATANLVITQAGYNTLAELFYLATPSICIPASRGFDDQFARANSYAKTCDYIETYEGASAAELAAKMETLLARSIPRSRPTPPSGALEAAVLLHNIALAHRH, encoded by the coding sequence ATGCCAGAGAAATTAACCATCCTCTTTCAAGCTCCTAACCGGGTAGGCCTTGGCCACATGAATCGCCTCGCAAATATAGCGGACCGTCTACATAGTTTTGGCGAGCATGTTTACACTCCTTTTATCGTTCAAGGATTAACCCATTCATTTCTTGAATCTCGCGGTTTTGACGCAATTGCGATTCCAGCCTTTTCGACCAGATCGAAGAATTCCTTATGGAATTCTGAGGACACTGCTCGCTCTTTCCTCTTGTCCTTGTCGGAGCTTATATTGGCCACACACAAGCCAGACTTAGTTGTGTTCGATTCATTCCCAAGTCTGGAGTTCGCTGAAGCAACTCAGCAGGCGGACATTCCGATGGCAATATGTATAAGGAGAGTGAAGGATTTTGATCGCTATGCCCAAGACCCTCGCGTGGCCCAGGTTCTTCATGCATCCAAGATACTTATTGTTCCCCACTCAGAAGACGAATTCACTCTTCCAGAGCCTTTTCAGCGGAAGACCGCCTACGTTGGGCCTATTGTTCGTGAGCTTCCGATAGATCCACAGCCCATGGCTCTTCCGGAGAGTACCCTCGCAGGGAAGATTGTCGTTATAACCGGTGGGGGGGGCGGACATTCTAGCGTCCTGGCATTCTATAATCTTGCACTGGACGCTTTTAGGCGTCTCTCTGAAGTGGAATCTAGTTTGACGTGTGTTCTCATGGCTGGTCCGTTATTTGATCAATGGAGACACCTACGAGATATTCCCGGTGTCTACATCAGATCATTTTCATCCGACTCACTCGATATATTTGCAACAGCGAACCTTGTGATCACACAGGCAGGGTACAACACTTTGGCAGAACTCTTCTATCTTGCTACGCCATCGATTTGTATTCCGGCTTCCCGTGGCTTCGACGATCAATTCGCTCGCGCGAATAGCTATGCCAAGACTTGTGACTATATCGAGACATATGAAGGCGCGAGCGCTGCGGAATTGGCCGCCAAAATGGAAACGCTTTTGGCTCGCTCGATTCCGCGCAGTCGTCCGACTCCGCCCAGCGGCGCACTCGAGGCCGCTGTTTTATTACACAATATCGCGCTGGCACACAGGCACTAG
- a CDS encoding LVIVD repeat-containing protein, which translates to MSWKNSLRVMRKTLALTVALSATGLAVAQTTTASSATPTKVPPKPPSVFVNQRATDDPRIGLKGGLYDAGQAASGLQLLISTPKPAGFAPDLDSIKAIDATPPPPPVDPDAPRQPGAARPAGPRANYGGTNSDLAFNSKYLFNGNYNGINIYDIADPAHLKLVTSIVCPGGQGDVSVYGHLMFMSVEAANGRMDCGTQGFATAGPEPTPPAPTGDAEKDAAAMRAFRMRQPPPSADRVKGVRIFDISDIRSPKQIIDVQTCRGSHTHTLVVDPKDKDNVYVYVSGSAGVRPSEELSGCSGGDPDKDPTTAVFTIVVIKVPLAHPELAKIINSPRIFSDPQSGKVDALWHGGNHGDGTQTTSATRGCHDITVYSWLGLAGGACSGNGILIDIKDPANPKRIDAVTDPNYAFWHSANFSNDGKTVLFTDEWGGGGQPRCRATDPMAWGADAIFTITPDKKLKLASYYKMPAAQTDKENCVAHNGSMIPVPGRNIEVQSWYQGGISIVDYTDPTHPFEIGYFDRGPVDDSRPAMGGQWSTYYYNGYIYGSEIARGTDVLQLLPTKYLTQNEIDAAAQINLPELNVQDQPHIDYPMTFVTAKAYLDQLARGTSLPAEKIKAMASDIDAKNAKKLAADAKAAEKAAATAKTSADADRLHGLAKILAGGGSAAVKAGM; encoded by the coding sequence ATGAGCTGGAAGAATTCCCTGCGCGTTATGCGCAAGACTCTGGCACTGACGGTTGCGTTGTCCGCGACCGGTCTGGCTGTTGCCCAAACCACCACCGCGTCATCAGCCACTCCCACCAAAGTTCCTCCGAAGCCGCCCAGCGTCTTCGTTAATCAACGGGCTACCGATGATCCGCGTATCGGCCTCAAGGGCGGCCTTTACGATGCGGGTCAGGCCGCCAGCGGTCTGCAATTGCTGATCTCAACGCCCAAGCCTGCGGGCTTTGCTCCGGATCTGGACTCCATCAAGGCCATCGATGCGACACCGCCACCGCCTCCGGTTGATCCGGATGCACCGCGCCAGCCTGGCGCTGCTCGTCCCGCGGGTCCGCGTGCGAACTACGGCGGAACAAACTCTGACCTTGCCTTCAACTCGAAGTATCTGTTCAACGGCAACTACAACGGCATCAACATCTATGACATCGCTGATCCGGCACATCTGAAGCTGGTGACGTCGATCGTCTGTCCCGGTGGACAGGGTGACGTTTCGGTCTATGGGCACCTGATGTTCATGTCGGTAGAAGCCGCGAATGGCCGCATGGACTGCGGAACGCAGGGCTTTGCGACCGCAGGGCCTGAGCCTACTCCTCCGGCTCCTACCGGCGATGCCGAGAAGGATGCCGCCGCCATGCGTGCCTTCCGCATGCGGCAGCCTCCTCCGAGCGCGGATCGCGTGAAGGGTGTTCGCATCTTCGATATCTCTGACATCCGCAGCCCGAAGCAGATTATTGACGTGCAGACCTGCCGTGGATCGCACACGCATACGCTGGTGGTCGATCCGAAGGATAAGGACAACGTCTACGTCTATGTCTCCGGCTCCGCTGGCGTTCGTCCTTCGGAAGAGCTCTCCGGCTGCTCCGGTGGCGATCCAGATAAGGATCCGACGACAGCGGTCTTCACCATCGTCGTCATCAAGGTTCCGCTGGCGCATCCGGAGCTTGCGAAGATCATCAACAGCCCGCGCATCTTCTCTGATCCGCAGAGCGGTAAGGTCGATGCTCTGTGGCACGGCGGCAACCATGGCGACGGCACGCAGACCACCTCGGCGACGCGCGGCTGCCATGACATCACTGTCTATTCCTGGCTTGGCCTTGCGGGCGGCGCCTGCTCCGGCAACGGCATCCTGATCGATATCAAGGACCCCGCCAACCCCAAGCGCATCGATGCCGTTACCGATCCCAACTATGCCTTCTGGCACTCGGCCAACTTCTCGAACGATGGCAAGACAGTGCTCTTTACCGATGAGTGGGGTGGCGGGGGACAGCCACGCTGCCGCGCTACCGATCCGATGGCGTGGGGCGCCGATGCCATCTTCACTATTACTCCGGATAAGAAGCTGAAGCTTGCCTCGTACTACAAGATGCCCGCTGCGCAGACCGACAAGGAGAACTGCGTCGCCCACAACGGCTCTATGATTCCGGTTCCTGGACGCAACATCGAGGTCCAGTCCTGGTATCAGGGCGGCATCTCGATCGTGGACTACACCGATCCCACGCATCCGTTCGAGATCGGCTACTTCGATCGCGGTCCGGTCGACGACAGCCGTCCGGCGATGGGCGGCCAGTGGTCAACCTACTACTACAACGGCTATATCTACGGCTCTGAGATCGCTCGCGGCACCGATGTCCTTCAGCTGCTTCCAACCAAATACCTGACGCAGAATGAAATCGATGCAGCAGCGCAGATCAATCTGCCCGAACTGAATGTGCAGGACCAGCCCCACATCGACTACCCGATGACCTTTGTTACGGCGAAGGCCTACCTCGATCAGCTTGCACGCGGAACCAGCCTGCCTGCTGAAAAGATCAAGGCGATGGCCTCCGACATCGACGCGAAGAATGCGAAGAAGCTGGCAGCCGACGCCAAGGCAGCGGAGAAGGCTGCGGCGACTGCGAAGACATCGGCAGATGCTGACCGCCTGCATGGATTGGCAAAGATCCTCGCGGGTGGTGGGTCGGCGGCTGTCAAAGCGGGAATGTAG